From the Maioricimonas rarisocia genome, one window contains:
- a CDS encoding bifunctional serine/threonine-protein kinase/formylglycine-generating enzyme family protein, with amino-acid sequence MQEREIVRKALEITDPADRASFLDQACGTNATLREQVEQSLKADRDSGDPPPTIDSPGSESGDETTVLAPSEEAALTSSDDGSTEDELRRYLEPTNRPGRLGRLAHYEIEAILGRGAYGIVAKAFDEKLHRVVAIKMLSPELATTSPPRKRFLREARSAAAVPHENLVGIFAVEDEPLPYLVMEYIPGGTLQARLDRNGPLDVPEVLRIGEQVAAGLAAAHAANLIHRDIKPSNILLAEGSHERAKIADFGLARAVDDASMTTSGMIAGTPMYMAPEQARGETLDHRTDLFSLGSVLYQMASGRPPFRAPNTMAVLKRVCEDRPRPLHDVIPEIPGWLEAIIFRLLEKDREDRYQSAQEVADLLARCRNELEHHGNVTCVEQRGQGTQQPTSPARSASSRPSPTKHWLISTAAATLAIVAVLFYVNRDTSDRDASGATSEVAGTTEGAADAITSSAAEGWHGWPADAPPPAIAPFDAGQAKTHQDAWAEYLDVPAEYENSLGMTLRLIPPGEFLMGSTQEEIEEALEIAGEDSSWRERILSAVPQHRVILTQPFYLAATEVTQAQYEQMMGKNPSHFSATGEGSEEVADLETRNHPVEMVSWRDAAEFCTTLSKQEELKPSYIRSGRLVKPLDGMGYRFPTEAEWEFACRAGTTTCFWSGDRKPTLLQVGWNANNSGGRTHAVAELRVNPFGLYDMHGNVWEWVQDTWDAEFYASFEGGAAIDPDNEFQAGARRVVRGGCWFFGEGLCGSSYRHTAFPMGFKNTLGFRVALPVDAVRQLMDGEGMQTPQTEARSWHGWPADAPAPAIAPFDAGQAKAHQDAWAEYLGVPVEYENSLGMTLRLIPPGEFLMGSTQEEIEALLMVPDEDEGWHELVRSEAPQHKVILTQPVYVGVTEVTQAQYEQVMGTNPSHFSPAGEGREKVAGLETGNHPVEMVSWNDAAEFCAKLSEQEQLKPFYFRSGDTLTLLEGSGYRLPTEAEWEYACRAGTMTRFWSGDEDHDVVSASWYGSNSGSRTHAAGELKANPFGLSDVHGNVWECVQDSWDPAFYGKFEEDAAIDPFSPFFGGSRRVLRGGGWGHLPSSCRSSSRRASPSSYRANGIGFRVALPVDAVRQLVN; translated from the coding sequence ATGCAAGAACGCGAAATTGTCCGCAAGGCCCTCGAGATTACCGATCCTGCCGACCGTGCCTCCTTCTTGGATCAGGCCTGTGGCACGAATGCCACGTTGCGGGAACAGGTGGAGCAATCGCTGAAGGCCGATCGCGATTCCGGCGATCCCCCGCCAACGATTGACTCGCCGGGCAGCGAGTCGGGCGACGAGACGACTGTGCTCGCGCCGTCGGAGGAAGCGGCTCTGACGTCATCTGATGATGGCTCGACGGAAGACGAGCTTCGCCGCTATCTCGAACCGACGAACCGGCCCGGCCGGCTGGGGCGGCTGGCGCACTACGAAATCGAGGCGATCCTCGGTCGGGGAGCCTACGGGATTGTCGCAAAGGCGTTCGACGAGAAGCTGCACAGGGTGGTGGCGATCAAGATGCTCAGCCCCGAGCTGGCCACGACGTCTCCGCCACGCAAGCGGTTCCTGCGCGAGGCCCGCAGCGCGGCCGCGGTTCCTCACGAGAACCTGGTGGGGATTTTCGCGGTCGAAGATGAGCCGCTTCCCTATCTGGTGATGGAATACATTCCGGGAGGGACGCTGCAGGCCCGGCTCGATCGGAACGGGCCGCTCGATGTGCCGGAGGTCCTGCGGATCGGCGAACAGGTCGCGGCCGGTCTTGCCGCCGCCCATGCGGCAAATCTCATTCACCGGGACATCAAGCCGTCCAACATTCTGCTCGCTGAGGGAAGCCACGAACGGGCGAAGATCGCCGATTTCGGTCTGGCCCGGGCGGTCGACGACGCCAGCATGACCACCAGCGGCATGATCGCGGGCACGCCGATGTACATGGCCCCCGAGCAGGCGCGGGGCGAGACGCTCGATCATCGGACCGACCTGTTCAGCCTGGGGAGCGTGCTGTACCAGATGGCCAGCGGTCGCCCTCCGTTCCGCGCGCCGAACACGATGGCGGTGCTCAAACGGGTCTGCGAAGACCGGCCCCGCCCCCTGCACGACGTGATTCCGGAGATTCCCGGCTGGCTCGAAGCCATCATCTTCCGACTGCTCGAGAAGGACCGGGAGGACCGCTACCAGTCGGCTCAGGAAGTGGCGGACCTGCTGGCCCGCTGCCGCAACGAACTCGAGCACCACGGTAACGTGACCTGTGTCGAACAGCGGGGTCAGGGGACGCAGCAGCCGACGTCCCCCGCCCGATCTGCCTCGAGTCGTCCGTCGCCGACAAAGCACTGGTTGATCAGCACTGCCGCAGCGACGCTGGCGATCGTGGCGGTTCTGTTCTATGTGAACCGGGACACGTCGGACCGGGATGCATCGGGAGCCACTTCGGAGGTGGCCGGCACCACTGAGGGGGCTGCCGACGCCATAACGTCCTCTGCCGCGGAAGGCTGGCACGGCTGGCCGGCCGATGCGCCGCCCCCCGCCATCGCGCCGTTTGATGCCGGGCAGGCGAAAACGCATCAGGACGCGTGGGCCGAGTACCTGGATGTGCCGGCGGAGTACGAGAACAGCCTGGGCATGACGCTGCGGCTGATCCCGCCGGGCGAGTTTCTGATGGGGAGCACGCAGGAGGAGATCGAGGAGGCGCTGGAGATCGCTGGCGAAGATTCGAGCTGGCGCGAGCGGATTCTGAGTGCTGTGCCGCAGCACAGGGTGATTCTCACGCAACCGTTCTATCTGGCGGCGACCGAGGTGACGCAGGCTCAGTACGAGCAGATGATGGGAAAGAACCCGTCCCACTTCTCGGCCACTGGTGAGGGCAGCGAGGAGGTCGCTGATCTGGAAACCCGCAACCATCCTGTGGAGATGGTGAGCTGGAGAGACGCGGCTGAGTTCTGCACGACGCTGAGCAAGCAGGAGGAACTGAAGCCGTCCTATATCCGGTCGGGAAGGTTGGTCAAGCCGCTGGACGGGATGGGCTACCGGTTTCCTACCGAAGCGGAATGGGAGTTCGCCTGCCGGGCAGGAACCACGACGTGTTTCTGGAGTGGTGACCGGAAGCCGACCCTGCTGCAGGTCGGCTGGAACGCGAACAACTCGGGCGGGCGAACGCATGCCGTTGCTGAACTGCGCGTCAATCCGTTCGGACTCTACGACATGCATGGAAACGTGTGGGAGTGGGTACAGGATACGTGGGACGCAGAGTTCTATGCGTCGTTCGAAGGTGGTGCGGCGATTGACCCGGACAACGAATTCCAGGCTGGCGCGCGCCGAGTGGTCCGCGGCGGTTGCTGGTTCTTTGGTGAAGGTCTCTGCGGTTCGTCGTACCGCCACACCGCCTTTCCCATGGGCTTCAAGAACACGCTCGGTTTTCGCGTGGCGCTGCCGGTCGATGCCGTCCGGCAGTTGATGGACGGGGAAGGGATGCAGACGCCTCAAACGGAGGCTCGCTCCTGGCACGGCTGGCCGGCCGATGCCCCGGCTCCCGCGATTGCGCCCTTCGATGCCGGGCAGGCGAAAGCGCATCAGGACGCGTGGGCCGAGTACCTCGGCGTGCCCGTGGAATACGAGAACAGCCTGGGCATGACGCTGCGGCTGATCCCGCCGGGCGAGTTTCTGATGGGGAGCACGCAGGAGGAGATCGAAGCTCTACTGATGGTGCCTGATGAAGACGAGGGTTGGCACGAGCTTGTCAGGAGCGAAGCCCCGCAGCACAAGGTGATTCTCACCCAGCCGGTCTATGTCGGCGTCACCGAGGTGACGCAGGCCCAGTACGAGCAGGTGATGGGGACCAATCCGTCACACTTCTCGCCTGCCGGCGAAGGACGCGAAAAGGTTGCTGGTCTGGAAACCGGCAACCACCCGGTAGAAATGGTGAGTTGGAACGATGCGGCCGAATTCTGTGCGAAACTGAGCGAGCAGGAGCAACTGAAGCCGTTCTACTTCCGGTCGGGAGACACCTTGACGCTGCTTGAGGGAAGCGGCTACCGACTGCCCACGGAAGCGGAGTGGGAGTACGCCTGCCGGGCGGGAACGATGACCAGGTTCTGGAGCGGCGATGAGGATCATGATGTGGTGTCAGCCAGCTGGTATGGCAGCAACTCCGGCAGCCGAACACATGCTGCAGGCGAGTTGAAAGCGAATCCGTTCGGACTCTCGGACGTGCACGGCAACGTCTGGGAATGCGTTCAGGACAGCTGGGATCCGGCATTTTATGGGAAGTTCGAAGAAGACGCCGCGATTGATCCGTTCAGTCCATTCTTCGGCGGATCCCGGCGAGTGCTTCGCGGCGGCGGTTGGGGGCACCTTCCGTCCTCCTGTCGTTCGTCGAGTCGCCGCGCCTCTCCTTCCTCCTACCGTGCCAACGGCATCGGTTTCCGCGTCGCGCTGCCGGTCGATGCCGTCCGGCAGTTGGTGAATTGA
- a CDS encoding polysaccharide lyase 6 family protein: MMGRAFTPAAVIVLCVWRSVAAAEFPVRPETDVEPLTREVQAGDVIVLQNGTWRDADLKFERLPGTEDEPIHIRAETPGQVVLTGQTEFRFSGTHVVVSGLVFRNTDGVSDVMQLRTHSERHAHHCRVTDCVFEQTPEGEAGSESRWLSVYGTNNRIDHCDFAGKRSRGPTLVVWVNEEVEQHRIDHNHFGSRPPLGRNGGETIRIGTSEVSELDCRSIVEDNYFHACDGEAEIISNKSCENVYRHNLFEACAGALTLRHGHRCRVEGNVFLGRTKGGTGGVRIIGQQHSVTNNYFEGLRGDAERAAICLMNGIPNGSLNGYAPVEKAVVSHNTFVDCKVSVEIGVGVGRRQSAEPADCRFTHNAFLPDKWPVFRVHVQPRAFVWEANRLESDRMHENELVTIRRSDLLFTRHDDGLLRPVSAEGIRTGIESGEKYDLDGHPRSDATLAGCDDPSTPLRQLPSAATTGPSWRTRQ, from the coding sequence ATGATGGGACGAGCGTTCACTCCTGCGGCCGTCATCGTTCTGTGTGTGTGGAGAAGCGTGGCGGCAGCCGAGTTTCCCGTCAGGCCCGAAACGGATGTCGAGCCTCTCACCCGGGAGGTGCAGGCTGGTGATGTGATCGTGCTGCAGAACGGCACCTGGCGTGATGCCGACCTCAAGTTCGAACGGCTGCCGGGGACAGAAGACGAGCCGATCCACATTCGTGCCGAGACTCCCGGGCAGGTGGTTCTGACAGGGCAGACCGAATTCCGCTTTTCCGGGACTCACGTGGTCGTCTCCGGGCTGGTCTTCCGGAATACGGATGGCGTCAGCGACGTCATGCAGCTTCGAACACACAGCGAACGCCACGCCCATCATTGCCGGGTGACCGACTGCGTGTTCGAGCAGACGCCCGAGGGGGAGGCCGGCAGCGAGTCCCGCTGGCTGTCGGTCTATGGCACGAACAATCGCATCGACCACTGCGACTTCGCCGGCAAGAGAAGCCGCGGGCCGACTCTGGTTGTGTGGGTGAACGAAGAGGTTGAGCAGCACCGGATCGATCACAATCACTTCGGCTCCCGCCCGCCGCTGGGACGCAATGGCGGCGAAACGATCCGCATCGGCACGAGTGAGGTGTCCGAGCTGGATTGCCGGTCGATTGTGGAGGACAACTACTTTCATGCCTGCGACGGCGAGGCCGAGATTATCTCGAACAAATCATGCGAGAACGTGTACCGCCACAACCTGTTCGAGGCGTGTGCGGGGGCGCTGACCCTGCGTCACGGGCATCGCTGTCGAGTGGAAGGAAATGTCTTCCTCGGACGAACAAAAGGTGGCACCGGGGGCGTTCGAATCATCGGGCAGCAGCACTCGGTTACCAACAACTATTTCGAGGGACTGAGAGGCGATGCCGAGCGGGCTGCGATCTGCCTGATGAACGGCATCCCGAACGGTTCGCTGAATGGCTATGCCCCGGTTGAAAAGGCGGTCGTCTCTCACAACACGTTTGTCGACTGCAAGGTCTCCGTCGAGATCGGTGTGGGAGTCGGGCGGAGGCAATCGGCCGAGCCGGCAGACTGTCGCTTCACCCACAACGCGTTTCTGCCGGACAAATGGCCGGTCTTCCGAGTCCATGTGCAACCGAGGGCGTTTGTCTGGGAGGCGAACCGGCTCGAGTCGGACAGAATGCACGAGAACGAACTGGTGACGATCCGGCGGAGTGACCTGCTGTTCACCCGCCACGACGACGGGCTGCTTCGTCCGGTCAGCGCAGAGGGGATCCGGACCGGCATCGAGTCTGGCGAGAAGTACGACCTCGACGGACATCCGCGCAGCGACGCGACGCTGGCCGGCTGTGATGATCCCTCAACTCCTCTGCGGCAGCTGCCATCGGCCGCGACCACGGGCCCCTCGTGGCGGACGCGGCAGTGA
- a CDS encoding DUF1501 domain-containing protein, with amino-acid sequence MFDRQHRRAFLRNSVLGGSGVGLGQLALDSLLAGETTTPHGTHFPPKAKRVIYLFMHGGPSQLDLFDHKPQLRKRHGEELPESVRGDQRLTGMTSGQDSLPITSSLFKFRQHGGNGTWISDALPHTAKIADELCFIRSMHTEAINHDPAVTLMQTGHQQAGRPSFGAWASYGLGSENRDLPTFLVMVSRGSAARPADPLYSRLWGAGFIPSNHQGVALRSSGDPVLYLSNAPGIDRQTRRDQLDVIAGLNGLQLQQQQDPEIATRIAQYEMAFRMQTAVPDLADLSDESEATFEAYGPDARKPGTFAANCLLARRMAERGVRFIQLYHKGWDQHYNLPSDLRLQCRDVDQPAAALVADLKQRGLLDETLVVWGGEFGRTTYSQGKLEPTNYGRDHHGGCFTMWLAGGGVKPGVVYGETDDFCYNVVRDPVHVHDLNATLLHLLGIDHTRLTYRFQGRHYRLTDVHGRVVRGVLA; translated from the coding sequence ATGTTCGATCGACAGCACAGACGTGCGTTCTTGCGGAACTCCGTTCTCGGCGGCAGCGGGGTCGGTCTGGGACAGCTTGCGCTCGACTCGCTGCTGGCCGGCGAGACGACGACTCCCCACGGCACGCATTTTCCGCCGAAAGCGAAGCGCGTCATCTATCTGTTCATGCATGGCGGGCCGTCGCAACTCGACCTGTTCGACCACAAGCCGCAGTTGCGCAAACGGCACGGAGAGGAACTGCCGGAATCCGTGCGCGGTGACCAGCGTCTGACCGGCATGACGAGCGGGCAGGATTCGCTGCCGATCACGTCCTCGCTGTTCAAGTTCCGGCAGCATGGCGGGAACGGGACCTGGATCAGCGACGCCTTGCCCCACACGGCGAAGATCGCCGATGAGCTGTGCTTCATCCGCTCGATGCACACCGAAGCGATCAACCATGATCCCGCGGTGACGCTGATGCAGACCGGGCATCAGCAGGCGGGGCGGCCCAGCTTCGGCGCGTGGGCGAGTTACGGCCTCGGGTCCGAAAACCGCGACCTCCCCACATTTCTGGTCATGGTCTCCCGGGGCAGCGCGGCACGTCCGGCTGATCCGCTCTATTCGCGCCTGTGGGGGGCGGGCTTCATCCCCTCGAATCATCAGGGCGTCGCGCTGCGCAGCAGTGGGGACCCCGTGCTGTATCTGTCGAACGCTCCCGGCATCGATCGTCAGACGCGGCGTGACCAGCTTGACGTCATTGCGGGTCTGAACGGTCTTCAACTCCAGCAGCAGCAGGATCCCGAGATCGCCACGCGAATCGCGCAGTACGAGATGGCGTTTCGCATGCAGACCGCCGTTCCGGATCTTGCGGATCTCAGCGACGAGAGCGAGGCGACCTTTGAGGCGTACGGGCCAGACGCTCGCAAACCGGGGACGTTCGCCGCCAACTGTCTGCTGGCGCGGCGGATGGCGGAACGGGGCGTGCGGTTCATCCAGCTTTATCACAAGGGGTGGGACCAGCACTACAACCTGCCGAGCGATCTGCGGCTGCAATGTCGCGACGTCGACCAGCCGGCGGCCGCGCTCGTCGCCGACCTCAAGCAGCGCGGGCTGCTCGACGAAACGCTGGTCGTGTGGGGCGGCGAATTCGGACGCACCACCTACAGCCAGGGCAAGCTGGAACCGACGAATTACGGCCGCGATCATCACGGCGGCTGCTTCACGATGTGGCTGGCCGGCGGCGGCGTGAAGCCGGGTGTCGTGTACGGCGAGACAGACGACTTCTGCTACAACGTCGTTCGCGATCCCGTCCATGTCCATGACCTCAACGCAACGCTGCTGCATCTGCTGGGGATCGACCACACGCGACTGACGTACCGCTTTCAGGGACGGCACTATCGCCTCACCGACGTGCACGGACGCGTCGTGCGGGGAGTGCTGGCGTAG
- a CDS encoding DUF1553 domain-containing protein: MATHRTGTTASEFIIIACLLLISSGAVPAFGEVRFNRDVRPILSENCWRCHGFDAKQRQAGLRLDVREDALRPADSGLLPIVPGKPDQSELIARIAAQDESLRMPPPDAHQQLSPAQVETLSTWIAEGAVYERHWAFEPIRKPPVPDVDGALNPIDAFVAARLEREGLDFADEATPETLLRRICFDLTGLPPTLDDIERFEKDGYEQTVDRLLASPHFGERMAADWLDAARYADTNGYFGDRPREIWLWRNWVIDAFNANMPYDQFTIEQLAGDLLPNASVSQRIATGFNRNHMANNETGIIDEEYRVEYVVDRIDTTMTTWLGLTVGCAQCHDHKYDPITQREFYSLFAFFNTVPERGLLVGNNPPPLMSVPTPEQEENLTRASAARGEAEERFAPLRAEANRRMSEWEMHASDELEPPPADNILQYEAFEDAATDGVERFGTPPQSESGVVGQAGDFDATRHLEAELPEFSADEAWTIGLWIKPDGPLSCVLSKIEPDSDRRGLELLWMKGRLMTNLVGRWKVSAIEVATINNIAAGRWHHVVLSYDGSKTAAGLRIFVDGRPAAVEIRSDSLSHSLSTSEPLRIGRRDSGLGFYGSLDELRVVSGTLSDEVIAGWGWGERIRGIVQTPADKRTGEQTQTLFDYYVDHYASQETREARDRLESLRNAEQAARDAIPTTLVMAEQDEPRKTYVLERGQYDKPGEEVQPGVPASLSDWPDDAPRNRLGLARWLVADDNPLTARVAVNRLWKQCFGYGLVRSMNDFGTQGELPTHPDLLDYLAATFRESGWDVKAMLRLIVTSRTYRQSSQLWTQDGEVFDPQNRLLARGPSFRLPMEMIRDQALSASGLLVRTIGGPSVKPYQPPGLWEEVSYNGEESYVPDSGSGLWRRSVYTYIKRQAPPPSLLLLDGPTREKCTIERPRTNTPLQSLLLLNDETYLEAARVLAEQILSEESDDAKRMQRLWQTILTREPTAAELERLTGLLTRQRERFAGKAEAANRVLSVGEAKGREGQDARELAAWTIVAHTVFNLDEAIVRR; this comes from the coding sequence ATGGCCACGCACCGCACAGGAACAACGGCTTCTGAGTTCATCATCATCGCCTGTCTGCTGTTGATCAGCAGTGGGGCCGTACCGGCTTTTGGCGAAGTCCGGTTCAACCGCGACGTGCGGCCGATCCTTTCCGAAAACTGCTGGCGATGCCACGGTTTCGATGCGAAGCAGCGTCAGGCAGGTTTGCGGCTGGATGTACGCGAGGACGCGCTTCGTCCTGCGGATTCGGGGCTGCTGCCGATCGTCCCCGGCAAGCCCGATCAAAGCGAACTGATCGCGCGGATCGCCGCTCAGGACGAGAGCCTGAGGATGCCGCCCCCCGATGCGCACCAGCAGCTTTCCCCGGCCCAGGTCGAAACGCTGAGCACGTGGATCGCCGAGGGAGCCGTCTACGAACGGCATTGGGCGTTCGAGCCGATCAGGAAGCCGCCGGTACCGGATGTCGACGGTGCATTGAATCCGATCGACGCTTTTGTCGCGGCTCGTCTCGAACGCGAGGGCCTGGACTTTGCGGACGAAGCGACTCCGGAAACGCTGCTGCGTCGCATCTGCTTCGATCTGACCGGTCTGCCACCGACGCTCGATGACATCGAGCGATTCGAGAAGGACGGCTACGAGCAGACCGTCGACCGGCTTCTGGCCTCACCCCACTTCGGCGAGCGGATGGCGGCTGACTGGCTCGACGCGGCCCGCTATGCCGACACCAACGGCTACTTCGGCGACAGACCGCGTGAGATCTGGCTGTGGCGGAACTGGGTGATCGACGCCTTCAACGCGAACATGCCTTATGATCAGTTCACGATCGAACAGCTGGCGGGCGACCTTCTGCCGAACGCGAGCGTGTCGCAGCGCATCGCGACCGGCTTCAATCGCAATCACATGGCGAATAACGAGACCGGCATCATCGACGAAGAATACCGCGTCGAATATGTCGTCGACCGGATCGATACGACGATGACCACCTGGCTGGGGCTGACGGTCGGCTGTGCCCAGTGTCACGACCACAAGTACGATCCGATCACCCAGCGCGAGTTCTACAGCCTGTTCGCCTTCTTCAATACCGTTCCCGAACGCGGACTGCTCGTCGGGAACAACCCGCCGCCTCTGATGTCGGTGCCGACTCCCGAGCAGGAAGAGAACCTCACCCGCGCGTCTGCAGCACGCGGCGAAGCCGAGGAGCGGTTCGCACCGCTGCGTGCTGAAGCGAACCGGCGTATGTCAGAATGGGAGATGCACGCGTCTGACGAACTGGAGCCGCCACCGGCGGACAACATTCTCCAGTACGAAGCATTCGAGGATGCTGCCACAGACGGTGTTGAGCGATTCGGAACGCCTCCTCAGTCTGAGAGTGGGGTGGTCGGACAGGCCGGTGACTTCGATGCCACCAGGCACCTCGAGGCCGAGTTGCCGGAGTTCTCCGCCGATGAGGCGTGGACGATCGGTCTGTGGATCAAGCCGGACGGACCGTTGAGTTGCGTTCTCTCGAAGATCGAGCCGGACAGCGACCGTCGTGGTCTGGAACTGTTGTGGATGAAAGGCCGGCTGATGACCAATCTCGTCGGTCGCTGGAAGGTCTCCGCGATTGAGGTCGCGACGATCAACAACATTGCTGCAGGACGATGGCATCATGTCGTCCTCAGCTACGACGGCTCGAAAACGGCGGCAGGACTGCGAATCTTCGTCGACGGGAGGCCCGCGGCAGTCGAGATCCGCAGTGATTCGCTCAGTCACTCCCTCAGCACATCCGAGCCGTTGCGGATCGGACGACGCGACTCGGGGCTCGGTTTCTACGGAAGTCTGGACGAACTTCGCGTCGTGAGTGGAACGCTCAGCGACGAGGTGATCGCCGGATGGGGCTGGGGAGAGCGGATTCGCGGCATCGTTCAGACGCCGGCCGACAAGCGGACCGGAGAGCAGACACAGACACTCTTCGACTACTACGTCGATCACTACGCCTCGCAGGAAACGCGCGAAGCCCGGGATCGCCTGGAGTCTCTTCGTAACGCCGAGCAAGCCGCACGCGATGCGATTCCGACGACGCTCGTCATGGCCGAGCAGGACGAACCACGTAAGACTTACGTCCTCGAACGCGGACAGTACGACAAGCCGGGCGAAGAGGTGCAGCCGGGGGTTCCTGCTTCCTTGTCCGACTGGCCGGACGACGCCCCGCGAAACCGGCTCGGCCTGGCCCGGTGGCTGGTGGCGGACGACAACCCGCTCACGGCCCGGGTGGCCGTCAACCGGCTCTGGAAACAGTGCTTCGGCTACGGTCTGGTGCGGTCGATGAACGACTTCGGTACGCAGGGCGAGTTGCCGACTCACCCCGACCTGCTGGACTACCTCGCCGCGACGTTCCGCGAGTCCGGCTGGGACGTCAAGGCGATGCTGCGGTTGATCGTCACCTCCCGGACTTACCGGCAGAGTTCGCAGTTGTGGACGCAGGACGGGGAAGTGTTCGATCCGCAGAACCGCCTGCTGGCTCGCGGCCCGAGCTTCCGCCTGCCGATGGAAATGATCCGCGACCAGGCGTTGTCGGCGTCGGGATTGCTCGTTCGCACGATCGGCGGACCGAGCGTGAAACCGTACCAGCCGCCGGGTCTGTGGGAAGAAGTCTCCTACAACGGCGAAGAGTCATACGTCCCCGACTCCGGATCGGGGTTGTGGCGGCGAAGCGTGTACACGTACATCAAGCGGCAGGCCCCGCCGCCGTCGCTCTTGCTGCTGGACGGCCCGACGCGCGAGAAGTGCACCATCGAGCGACCGCGGACGAACACTCCATTGCAGTCACTGCTGTTGCTCAATGACGAAACGTACCTCGAGGCTGCCCGGGTTCTCGCGGAGCAGATCCTTTCGGAAGAGTCGGACGACGCGAAGCGGATGCAGCGCCTGTGGCAGACAATCCTGACCCGCGAACCGACCGCGGCGGAACTCGAGAGGCTCACCGGATTGCTCACGCGGCAACGGGAACGCTTCGCCGGGAAAGCTGAGGCCGCGAACAGGGTGCTCTCCGTGGGTGAGGCGAAGGGCAGGGAAGGCCAGGATGCGCGCGAGCTCGCCGCGTGGACGATCGTTGCCCATACGGTCTTCAATCTTGATGAGGCCATTGTCCGGCGTTAG
- a CDS encoding DUF4198 domain-containing protein encodes MNMLRLVVGAVAFFGATAQASAHYLWVTVEARTDGQDVANIIFEESPAAGDGRYLDHFEGSRKTWIRSVEQIEPARIDAVDVREGKKRWLQATLPVSSPRSVDCYARFGVYRYGETNVLLHYYARHLDVSAHEDLHELSRAPHLALEIVPHNEGSEMELTVLWQGQPVANRMVFIRGPKQFRQNTKTDDEGRVRMNVADAGRYTIRTSVEEEVAGRDGDEEYSRIRHHGTLIMTLPLRD; translated from the coding sequence ATGAACATGCTTCGCCTGGTCGTGGGAGCCGTCGCCTTCTTCGGAGCAACTGCTCAGGCATCGGCTCACTACTTGTGGGTAACGGTCGAAGCCCGGACCGACGGTCAGGACGTCGCCAACATCATTTTCGAGGAGTCTCCCGCGGCAGGAGACGGTCGCTACCTCGATCATTTCGAGGGATCGCGCAAGACATGGATTCGCTCCGTCGAGCAGATCGAGCCGGCACGGATCGATGCCGTGGATGTTCGAGAAGGAAAGAAACGCTGGTTGCAGGCGACGCTTCCCGTCAGTTCACCTCGCAGCGTCGACTGCTACGCCAGATTCGGTGTGTACCGGTACGGCGAAACGAACGTGCTGCTTCACTACTACGCGCGACACCTCGATGTCAGCGCGCATGAGGATCTGCATGAACTGAGTCGGGCCCCGCACTTGGCGCTCGAAATCGTCCCCCACAACGAAGGAAGCGAAATGGAACTGACGGTGCTCTGGCAGGGCCAACCCGTCGCGAATCGGATGGTCTTCATTCGTGGACCAAAGCAGTTCAGACAGAACACAAAGACGGACGACGAGGGACGGGTTCGTATGAATGTCGCCGACGCCGGACGTTACACCATCCGGACCAGCGTCGAAGAAGAGGTCGCCGGCAGGGACGGGGACGAGGAGTATTCGCGGATTCGACACCACGGCACACTGATCATGACGCTACCGCTGCGCGACTAA
- the rpmG gene encoding 50S ribosomal protein L33, giving the protein MAREYVWLVCTETGDRNYRVQKETRGTERLRLRKYCKRLRKHTIHEESRKK; this is encoded by the coding sequence ATGGCCCGGGAATACGTGTGGCTGGTCTGTACAGAAACCGGAGACCGGAACTACCGCGTTCAAAAGGAGACACGCGGAACGGAACGGCTGCGATTGCGGAAGTACTGCAAGCGGCTGCGGAAACACACTATTCACGAGGAGTCGCGTAAGAAGTGA